A genomic stretch from Thermonema lapsum includes:
- a CDS encoding DinB family protein: MKSKTDILLELWIESRTRFTNQLENLTESDLRKKLGASPNSAGFLIRHIGDVELLFAKNVFGDSSVKVTAKTVIEKRDTSEWTDLQALKNYVSESFDKLKAIVEKQTDADWETQITTKEFGTKTKAEAFGRIISHTAYHAGQLAIINKYGNI; the protein is encoded by the coding sequence GTGAAATCAAAAACGGATATACTACTCGAACTTTGGATAGAATCCAGAACTAGATTTACCAACCAGTTAGAAAATCTAACTGAAAGCGATTTGCGAAAGAAACTTGGTGCTTCTCCCAATTCTGCAGGCTTTCTCATTCGCCATATTGGAGATGTAGAATTGCTTTTTGCTAAGAATGTGTTTGGCGACAGTTCTGTAAAAGTAACTGCAAAAACAGTGATTGAAAAACGAGACACAAGCGAATGGACAGATTTGCAAGCCTTGAAAAATTATGTATCTGAATCATTCGATAAGTTAAAAGCCATCGTTGAAAAACAAACCGATGCAGATTGGGAAACTCAAATTACGACCAAAGAATTTGGTACTAAAACCAAAGCAGAAGCTTTTGGTAGAATAATTTCACATACTGCATACCATGCAGGAC
- a CDS encoding GDCCVxC domain-containing (seleno)protein, producing the protein MEPQLVSIITCPVCGYKKEELMPTNACQFFYECENCKTILKPKEGDCCVYCSYGSVKCPPVQMSNNCCS; encoded by the coding sequence ATGGAACCACAATTAGTATCAATTATCACTTGCCCCGTTTGCGGATATAAAAAGGAAGAATTGATGCCCACGAATGCCTGTCAATTCTTTTATGAATGTGAAAATTGCAAAACGATATTAAAACCAAAGGAGGGAGATTGCTGCGTGTATTGCAGTTACGGCTCTGTAAAATGTCCGCCTGTACAAATGAGCAATAATTGCTGTTCTTAA
- a CDS encoding permease: MFDWIQHFADWLIYSVFGIGADTHLGTALNFFVYDTLKILILLFLIVSLMGIVNAYFPIERLKNYLNRKKLYGLEYLFASIFGAITPFCSCSSVPLFIGFVQGGIPLGVTFAFLITSPLVNEVAVAMFLGMFGVKATLIYAISGILLGTIGGWLLGKFNLEPLLSDWVKKILENKMQQGEYEAEKLTFRQRLPDITRGAWDIVKGVVLYVVIGIAIGAAMHGYVPENFFEAYLGGGQWWTVPLAVILAVPMYANAAGIVPVIQVFVAKGVPLGTAIAFMMATVGLSIPEATLLKKVMTMKLIAIYFGVVTLFIILSGFLFNILL, from the coding sequence ATGTTCGACTGGATACAGCATTTTGCTGATTGGCTGATTTATTCTGTTTTCGGAATAGGAGCAGATACCCATTTAGGCACAGCCTTAAATTTCTTTGTGTACGACACATTGAAAATTCTTATTCTATTGTTTTTAATTGTGTCTTTGATGGGAATTGTGAATGCTTATTTTCCCATTGAGCGCCTCAAAAACTACCTGAACAGAAAAAAACTGTATGGGCTTGAATATTTATTTGCTTCCATCTTTGGAGCCATAACGCCTTTTTGTTCTTGTTCCTCTGTCCCTTTGTTCATTGGATTTGTACAAGGTGGCATTCCATTGGGTGTAACCTTTGCTTTTCTCATCACTTCGCCCTTAGTGAATGAAGTGGCAGTTGCTATGTTTTTGGGAATGTTTGGCGTAAAAGCCACTTTGATTTACGCTATATCAGGCATTTTATTGGGTACGATTGGCGGATGGCTTTTAGGAAAATTCAACCTTGAACCTTTACTATCCGATTGGGTGAAAAAAATTCTTGAAAACAAAATGCAACAAGGCGAATATGAAGCAGAAAAATTGACTTTTCGCCAGCGATTGCCAGACATCACCCGTGGAGCTTGGGATATTGTCAAAGGAGTTGTGCTGTATGTCGTTATCGGTATTGCCATTGGTGCCGCCATGCACGGGTATGTTCCGGAAAATTTTTTCGAAGCGTATTTGGGTGGTGGTCAATGGTGGACAGTTCCATTAGCTGTTATTCTTGCCGTGCCTATGTATGCCAATGCAGCAGGAATTGTTCCTGTCATTCAAGTATTTGTTGCCAAAGGTGTGCCACTTGGTACAGCCATCGCTTTTATGATGGCAACAGTAGGCTTATCTATCCCCGAAGCTACTTTACTAAAAAAAGTAATGACCATGAAATTGATTGCCATCTATTTCGGCGTGGTTACATTATTCATCATCCTTTCGGGATTCCTATTCAATATTTTACTGTGA
- a CDS encoding rhodanese-like domain-containing protein, translated as MKNQTLVKEICPTTTQEWVKNGALLVDVREKDEVAQLAYDVPNIINIPLSEFEERYTEVPKDKKIVMVCKGGGRSLRAAGFLINHGYDPEKVVNMKLGMDGWVERGFPTKGDISSYKRQSAGCCGTSSTLKQHSCCDNSFNSDGSKCC; from the coding sequence ATGAAAAATCAAACCTTAGTAAAAGAAATTTGCCCCACCACCACACAAGAGTGGGTAAAAAACGGAGCATTGTTAGTAGATGTGCGTGAAAAAGATGAAGTGGCACAATTAGCTTACGATGTGCCAAACATCATCAACATTCCTTTAAGCGAATTTGAAGAACGCTACACCGAAGTACCAAAAGATAAAAAGATAGTAATGGTTTGTAAAGGTGGCGGAAGAAGCCTTAGAGCTGCAGGCTTTTTAATCAATCACGGCTATGACCCAGAGAAAGTGGTAAATATGAAACTGGGTATGGACGGATGGGTTGAAAGGGGGTTCCCAACCAAGGGAGATATATCCTCCTACAAAAGGCAATCAGCTGGCTGTTGCGGTACATCAAGCACTCTAAAGCAGCATTCCTGTTGTGATAACAGCTTCAATAGTGATGGAAGTAAATGTTGTTAA